A single region of the Ancylobacter novellus DSM 506 genome encodes:
- a CDS encoding DUF1328 domain-containing protein produces the protein MIKYAVIFLIVSIIAGAVGFTNVSAVARRISLLLFGLFFLGFLLLIGFAMLVDQAMTTP, from the coding sequence ATGATCAAATACGCCGTCATCTTCCTCATCGTCTCGATCATCGCCGGCGCGGTGGGCTTCACCAATGTCTCGGCGGTGGCGCGGCGCATCTCGCTGCTGCTGTTCGGCCTGTTCTTCCTCGGCTTCCTCCTGCTGATCGGCTTCGCCATGCTGGTCGACCAGGCCATGACGACGCCGTAG
- a CDS encoding MFS transporter has protein sequence MAQTLGPVAALLLGVFFLVTGSGLQNTLLPLRGAFEGFSAINLGILGSSYYLGFVIGCLVVPHLVRRSGHIRAFAALTSGVVATMLAHPVFIEPFVWFGLRAITGFCFAGLYLVIESWLNDRATNQTRGFVMSAYVMVDYAALTAGQMMITLYPVRGFELFAFAAILFSLATLPVAISNAGQPAPIETARIRPLRLFRAAPVAMVGCFVIGLTNGSLWSLGPIFGIGRGLTADGAATFMSAVVVAGALAQWPIGFLSDRMDRRRILGALMVGAMLAGLALGALHFGLGGLAILGAVYGALSLPAYSLAAAHAYDRTPASDAVETAAGLLLLYGIGSVVGPALASLGMQHYGPGALFFFTAAAYALLLLFVVWRMTVRDAGKVVEHPTEPLASAPTGTVPRPEPELTPKPVRRFWRRSPPAIKPQSRPAPPATPAKAEGKNGDDFPTEQDGRSDGA, from the coding sequence ATGGCCCAGACTCTCGGCCCCGTCGCCGCGCTCCTTCTGGGCGTGTTCTTCCTGGTGACGGGAAGCGGCCTGCAGAACACGCTGCTGCCGCTGCGCGGTGCCTTCGAGGGCTTCAGCGCCATCAATCTCGGCATATTGGGGTCGAGCTACTATCTCGGCTTCGTCATCGGCTGCCTCGTCGTGCCGCACCTCGTGCGCCGCTCCGGCCATATCCGCGCCTTCGCCGCGCTGACCTCCGGCGTGGTGGCGACCATGCTGGCGCATCCGGTGTTCATCGAGCCCTTCGTGTGGTTCGGACTGCGCGCCATCACCGGCTTCTGCTTCGCCGGGCTCTACCTCGTCATCGAGAGCTGGCTGAACGACCGCGCCACCAACCAGACGCGCGGCTTCGTCATGAGCGCCTATGTCATGGTCGACTATGCGGCGCTGACCGCCGGCCAGATGATGATCACGCTCTACCCGGTGCGCGGCTTCGAATTGTTCGCCTTCGCCGCCATCCTGTTCTCGCTCGCCACCCTGCCGGTGGCGATCAGCAATGCCGGCCAGCCGGCGCCGATCGAGACCGCGCGCATCCGCCCGCTGAGACTCTTTCGCGCCGCGCCGGTAGCGATGGTCGGCTGCTTCGTCATCGGGCTGACCAACGGCTCGCTGTGGTCGCTGGGGCCGATCTTCGGCATCGGCCGCGGGCTCACCGCCGACGGCGCCGCCACCTTCATGAGCGCGGTCGTGGTGGCCGGCGCGCTGGCGCAATGGCCGATCGGCTTCCTCTCCGACCGCATGGACCGGCGGCGCATCCTCGGCGCGCTGATGGTGGGCGCGATGCTCGCCGGCCTCGCGCTGGGCGCGCTGCATTTCGGCCTCGGCGGCCTCGCCATACTCGGCGCCGTCTATGGCGCGCTGTCGCTGCCGGCCTATTCGCTCGCCGCCGCCCATGCCTATGACCGCACGCCGGCCTCCGACGCGGTGGAGACGGCGGCGGGGCTGCTGCTGCTCTACGGCATCGGCTCGGTGGTGGGGCCGGCACTGGCCTCGCTGGGCATGCAGCATTACGGGCCGGGGGCGCTGTTCTTCTTCACCGCCGCTGCCTATGCGCTGCTGCTGCTGTTCGTGGTCTGGCGCATGACCGTGCGCGATGCCGGCAAGGTCGTGGAGCATCCCACGGAGCCGCTCGCCTCGGCGCCGACCGGCACGGTGCCGCGGCCCGAGCCGGAGCTGACGCCGAAGCCGGTGCGCCGCTTCTGGCGCCGCAGCCCGCCGGCGATCAAGCCGCAGTCCCGCCCGGCCCCGCCGGCGACACCGGCCAAGGCGGAGGGCAAGAACGGCGACGACTTCCCCACCGAGCAGGACGGACGGTCCGACGGGGCGTGA
- a CDS encoding superoxide dismutase, with protein sequence MLNRRTLLAASGAVLAASTLARPNVARAAAPFQQPPLPYDQNALAPTISARTVGLHYGKHHKGYFDKLNTLTAGKPYAELDLEEVIVRAKEQGDTAIFNNAGQAWNHNFYWQQFAGGPAEAPAALVQAAERDFGGMDGLKKKMVETGDGVFGTGWVWLVEDNGKLALLGLQDAGNPIAEKKRPLLGIDVWEHAYYLDWENRRTAHIQAVLDERVNWGFVGDQLAS encoded by the coding sequence ATGCTGAACCGCCGCACCCTTCTCGCCGCCTCCGGCGCGGTGCTCGCCGCCTCGACCCTCGCCCGCCCGAACGTCGCCCGCGCCGCCGCGCCGTTCCAGCAGCCCCCGCTGCCCTATGACCAGAACGCGCTGGCACCGACCATCTCCGCGCGCACGGTCGGCCTGCACTATGGCAAGCACCACAAGGGCTATTTTGACAAGCTGAACACGCTGACCGCCGGCAAGCCCTATGCCGAGCTCGACCTCGAGGAGGTCATCGTCCGGGCGAAGGAGCAGGGCGACACGGCGATCTTCAACAATGCCGGCCAGGCCTGGAACCACAATTTCTACTGGCAGCAATTCGCCGGCGGCCCGGCCGAGGCGCCCGCCGCGCTGGTGCAGGCGGCCGAGCGCGATTTCGGCGGCATGGACGGGCTGAAGAAGAAGATGGTCGAGACCGGCGACGGCGTGTTCGGCACCGGCTGGGTGTGGCTGGTGGAGGACAACGGCAAGCTCGCGCTGCTCGGCCTGCAAGATGCCGGCAACCCCATCGCCGAGAAGAAGCGCCCGCTGCTCGGCATCGACGTGTGGGAACACGCCTATTACCTCGACTGGGAGAACCGCCGCACGGCGCATATCCAGGCCGTGCTCGACGAGCGGGTGAACTGGGGCTTCGTCGGCGACCAGCTCGCCTCGTGA